In Blastopirellula sediminis, the following proteins share a genomic window:
- a CDS encoding type VI secretion system Vgr family protein, with product MDLSELFDASNRPLRVETPLGPMTLAISAFRGREAVSRLYEFQLTLLGSPTSDIDFSKILGKTATVSLDDFTGLTTRYFNGIITSFAEVSRDDQFTQYEATLAPKHWLMGLTRNCRIFQRMNVPQVLKEVFTGYDVDFNLKSSYPDRDYLVQYEESDLDFAMRLMEEVGIYFHFKHEKEKHTMFLCDQTVSQVSIEGISGLIYEQIIGGVRPENRIYAWRREQQITTKKVALRDIAFQMTGQDLDASADIVKTVKCGLAQHDLHAVSDLPDERREVYTFPSGYAGWFDDVNGGGGDQSGELGKTNDAGDASARLDAQRIATTAVRCQGNSDIPRLTPGYLFTLLRHSNGDDEYQLLEIEHDAKVDVNYRSHDASLGTDLHYENNFLCQPKAVQFRPQLITPRPKIHGMQSARVVGPEKEEIFVDKYGRIKVKFAWDRSDIENENASCWIRVGQVWAGPRWGAFFWPRIGHEVIVAFEEGDPDRPIVVGSVYNSKNMPPLELPSNNQKGGIKSCIFQGDPLKNFNALVFHDVPGHQYTQVHSERQAVDNTESYRYNYTPTKHYALCGSLPG from the coding sequence GTGGATCTCTCAGAACTCTTTGACGCGTCGAATCGCCCCTTGCGAGTCGAAACTCCATTGGGTCCGATGACGCTGGCGATCTCCGCATTTCGCGGTCGCGAAGCGGTTAGTCGACTCTATGAGTTCCAGCTGACGTTGCTGGGGAGTCCGACGAGCGACATCGACTTTTCCAAGATCCTGGGGAAGACGGCGACCGTTTCGCTTGACGATTTTACCGGCCTGACGACGCGCTACTTCAATGGCATCATCACTTCTTTCGCCGAAGTGAGCCGCGACGATCAATTCACGCAGTACGAAGCGACCCTCGCTCCCAAACATTGGCTGATGGGGCTGACTCGCAACTGCCGCATCTTCCAGCGGATGAACGTTCCGCAAGTCTTGAAGGAAGTCTTTACCGGGTACGACGTCGACTTCAATCTGAAATCGAGTTATCCCGATCGCGACTACCTGGTGCAATACGAAGAATCGGATCTCGATTTCGCGATGCGGCTGATGGAAGAAGTGGGAATCTATTTCCACTTCAAGCACGAAAAAGAGAAGCACACGATGTTCCTGTGCGATCAAACGGTCAGCCAGGTATCGATCGAAGGGATCAGCGGCCTGATCTATGAGCAGATCATCGGCGGCGTTCGCCCCGAGAATCGAATCTACGCTTGGCGGCGCGAGCAGCAGATTACCACCAAGAAAGTGGCGCTCCGCGACATCGCCTTTCAAATGACTGGGCAAGATCTCGACGCGTCGGCCGACATCGTGAAGACCGTCAAATGCGGTCTAGCCCAACATGACTTGCACGCCGTCAGCGATTTGCCGGACGAACGCCGCGAAGTCTATACCTTTCCGTCCGGTTACGCCGGTTGGTTTGACGACGTCAACGGCGGCGGCGGCGATCAAAGCGGCGAACTTGGCAAGACCAATGACGCTGGAGACGCTTCGGCTCGCTTGGACGCCCAACGAATCGCGACGACTGCGGTCCGTTGCCAAGGGAACAGCGATATTCCCCGTCTGACGCCGGGCTATTTGTTCACGCTGCTGCGGCATTCCAACGGGGACGACGAATATCAACTGCTTGAGATCGAACATGACGCCAAGGTCGACGTCAACTATCGCTCGCACGATGCGTCGCTGGGAACGGATCTCCACTACGAAAACAACTTTCTCTGCCAACCGAAAGCGGTGCAGTTTCGACCGCAACTGATCACGCCGCGGCCGAAGATCCACGGCATGCAGTCGGCGCGGGTCGTCGGGCCGGAAAAAGAAGAGATCTTCGTCGACAAGTATGGTCGCATCAAAGTGAAGTTTGCGTGGGACCGGAGCGACATTGAAAACGAAAACGCCTCGTGCTGGATTCGCGTCGGCCAGGTCTGGGCTGGACCGCGCTGGGGGGCTTTCTTCTGGCCGCGCATCGGACATGAAGTGATCGTCGCCTTTGAAGAGGGAGATCCCGATCGCCCGATCGTCGTCGGCAGCGTTTACAACTCGAAGAACATGCCGCCGCTGGAGCTCCCCTCGAACAATCAAAAGGGTGGGATCAAGTCGTGCATCTTCCAAGGCGATCCGCTGAAGAACTTCAACGCGCTCGTCTTCCACGACGTGCCGGGTCACCAGTACACGCAAGTCCACTCCGAACGACAAGCGGTCGATAACACCGAGAGCTATCGCTACAACTACACCCCCACCAAGCATTACGCCCTGTGCGGCTCACTGCCGGGTTAG